The Diabrotica virgifera virgifera chromosome 10, PGI_DIABVI_V3a genome has a window encoding:
- the LOC126878602 gene encoding uncharacterized protein LOC126878602 → MKRGALMVKMAMSMNPTQHENSGESSNDTAGSPISIATVESPSTLYTNQQYYGDLGELRCLHSPVHQEQQYCQLETPIEQQFSQHYNQYYDLPIPTSISLLVPEAEQYRQSPNNCLGYCSPLDNVIDLQTSIEQPRLQQRDEAKDSHNPTPSVVNFATRVLQEQVLQHQDDITRPSTSTGKLLPTISHQTDENSDPYATDGSSDVDFNPNDFDLDQQDALVSEEKIPDITKSRKRKRNPDNWRRNRIKKLRNSGKAYVNWKSKQVSERIMKPPCPTTCRLKCQTKFQEKHRVQIFQDFWKLGDINYQREFVLRNLTVKPTKHPRKKKDAVELPEGDTCESRRKLSYFYTFPQENCPVNTIKVCQTFFLNTLGISHQIVKTVVKKTHHSNSISPQADLRGKVQCNSRLPKHFKDSVRHHIKSFALIESHYCRKNSTKKYLPPDLNISKMYRLYKTYCSDNNINTIASYAIYREVFNNEFNLGFFIPKKDQCDFCNKLSNSSPSEKEELRSAMEAHLKNKDLSRANKELDKERAKTDNSFCMAIYDLQKTLLCPKAEVSLLYYRRKLACYNLTVYDAANKQGYCYMWPESLACRGACEIGSCILSFIDEMVRNGIKEFSFYSDNCTGQNRNRFIYCLYMYCAAKYGVKITHSFLEKGHTQNECDSVHGVIERAAKKIPIFSPQQWYTLARTACKVRPYKIKEMAQADFYDLKDLLAKTTKNWDKTELGCKVIFNNLKVIMVDPKCPNQLNVKYSFEEDFIKINTLELKRSHQKLDSLETYQLRMLRSSPVPIPAAKYKDLLFLCENKVIPTEYHNFFTNLQASNIPEQETDED, encoded by the exons ATGAAACGAG GTGCGTTAATGGTAAAAATGGCCATGTCTATGAATCCAACACAACATGAGAATTCTGGAGAATCAAGTAATGATACGGCAGGTAGTCCCATATCTATAGCTACGGTAGAAAGCCCTTCCACATTGTATACTAACCAGCAGTACTACGGAGATCTAGGTGAATTAAGATGTCTACACTCTCCCGTACACCAAGAACAACAGTATTGCCAGCTCGAGACACCGATAGAACAGCAGTTTTCCCAACATTATAATCAATATTACGACTTACCAATACCTACCTCCATAAGCCTACTAGTACCTGAAGCAGAGCAGTATCGCCAATCTCCGAATAATTGTTTGGGTTATTGTTCACCTCTAGATAACGTCATAGATCTTCAAACATCCATCGAACAACCACGGTTGCAGCAACGTGATGAAGCTAAAGATTCCCATAATCCTACACCTAGCGTTGTAAATTTTGCAACACGTGTCCTTCAAGAGCAGGTCCTTCAGCACCAAGATGATATTACGCGTCCATCCACATCTACCGGTAAGCTTTTACCGACCATCTCACATCAAACTGATGAAAATAGTGACCCATATGCTACAGATGGAAGCTCAGATGTTGATTTTAATCCAAATGATTTTGATTTAGACCAGCAGGATGCCCTAGTGTCTGAGGAAAAAATACCAGATATCACCAAGTCTCGTAAGCGAAAAAGAAACCCAGATAATTGGAGGAGAAATAGAATAAAGAAATTACGAAACTCCGGCAAGGCCTATGTAAATTGGAAGTCTAAACAGGTTTCAGAAAGGATTATGAAACCGCCATGTCCCACAACATGCAGACTTAAATGTCAAACGAAATTTCAGGAAAAACATCGCGTCcagatttttcaagatttttggaaATTGGGAGATATTAATTATCAGAGAGAATTTGTTTTGCGGAACTTAACTGTGAAGCCTACAAAACACCCCAGAAAAAAGAAGGATGCAGTTGAGCTTCCAGAAGGTGATACTTGTGAAAGTCGTAGAAAGCTGTCGTATTTTTATACTTTTCCACAAGAGAATTGTCCAGTCAACACAATCAAGGTATGTCAaacatttttcttaaataccctGGGAATAAGTCATCAAATCGTCAAAACAGTAGTTAAAAAAACTCATCATTCAAATTCAATATCGCCACAAGCAGATTTACGAGGTAAAGTACAATGTAATTCTCGATTGCCAAAACATTTTAAGGATTCAGTACGACATCATATTAAGTCATTTGCTTTGATTGAAAGCCATTATTGCAGAAAAAATAGCACTAAAAAATATTTGCCACCTGACCTCAATATCAGCAAAATGTACCGTTTATATAAAACATATTGCAGTGATAACAATATAAATACCATAGCTTCTTATGCTATATATAGAGAGGTATTTAACAATGAATTTAATTTGGGTTTTTTCATTCCCAAAAAAGACCAGTGCGATTTTTGCAACAAATTGTCTAATTCTTCTCCGTCAGAAAAGGAAGAACTTCGTTCTGCAATGGAAGCTCATCTTAAAAACAAGGACTTATctagagcaaataaagaactagATAAAGAGAGGGCTAAAACTGATAATTCGTTTTGCATGGCTATATACGACTTACAAAAAACATTGTTATGTCCTAAAGCTGAAGTATCTCTCCTCTACTATAGACGTAAGCTTGCATGTTACAATCTGACTGTGTACGATGCTGCTAACAAACAGGGATACTGCTACATGTGGCCAGAATCGCTAGCATGTAGGGGTGCTTGTGAAATCGGTAGTTGCATATTAAGTTTCATTGACGAAATGGTACGAAATGGAATTAAGGAATTCAGTTTCTATAGTGACAACTGCACTGGACAAAATCGCAATCGATTTATATATTGTCTGTACATGTATTGTGCCGCCAAATATGGTGTTAAAATTACTCACAGTTTTCTAGAAAAGGGACATACACAAAATGAGTGCGACTCCGTACATGGGGTTATCGAAAGAGCTgcaaaaaaaatccctatatttaGTCCACAGCAGTGGTACACATTAGCAAGGACTGCGTGTAAAGTGCGACCTTATAAAATTAAAGAAATGGCTCAGGCGGACTTTTACGATTTAAAGGACCTGTTAGCCAAAACTACAAAAaattgggataaaactgaacttGGTTGCAAAGTCATATTTAATAATTTGAAAGTTATTATGGTTGACCCAAAATGCCCAAACCAACTTAACGTTAAATATAGTTTTGAAgaagattttataaaaattaatactCTGGAATTGAAAAGGAGCCACCAAAAGTTAGACTCATTAGAGACCTATCAACTTAGAATGTTAAGAAGCTCACCAGTTCCAATTCCTGCCGCGAAATATAAAGACTTATTATTTTTGTGTGAAAACAAGGTTATACCTACGGAATACCATAACTTTTTCACTAATCTTCAAGCTAGTAACATTCCCGAACAGGAAACTGACGAAGATTAA